The following coding sequences lie in one Candidatus Kinetoplastibacterium sorsogonicusi genomic window:
- the ribH gene encoding 6,7-dimethyl-8-ribityllumazine synthase has protein sequence MNKKIRIAIVLSKFNENIGKIELESCLSELYNFGLNKNDISIFYVPGALELGVAIYHIIQSQKFNSIIALGAVIRGDTYHFDIVSNEMASAISTLSLNTGIPIANGVLTVDNEQQALLRAKEKGIDCAKVAVEMFNLIKSLY, from the coding sequence ATGAATAAAAAAATAAGAATAGCAATAGTGTTGTCTAAATTTAATGAAAATATTGGCAAAATAGAGCTAGAATCATGTTTAAGTGAATTATATAATTTTGGTTTAAATAAAAATGATATATCAATATTTTATGTGCCTGGAGCTTTAGAATTAGGAGTTGCTATTTACCACATTATACAGTCACAAAAATTTAATTCTATTATAGCATTAGGAGCAGTAATAAGAGGTGATACATATCATTTTGATATAGTAAGTAATGAAATGGCAAGTGCTATTTCTACACTATCTTTAAATACTGGTATTCCAATAGCAAATGGAGTATTAACAGTAGATAATGAGCAACAAGCTCTGTTGAGAGCTAAAGAAAAAGGTATTGATTGTGCTAAAGTTGCTGTAGAAATGTTTAATCTTATAAAATCATTATATTAA
- the rpsT gene encoding 30S ribosomal protein S20, translated as MANTIQARKRSRQSDHRNKHNSSLRSMLRTAIKRVRQFIDSGNKDNATESFKKANKTIDIVADKGIIHKNKAARHKSRLSHAIKNMK; from the coding sequence ATGGCTAACACTATTCAAGCTCGTAAACGTTCTAGACAATCTGATCATCGCAATAAACATAATTCTAGCCTACGTTCGATGTTACGTACTGCTATTAAGAGAGTACGTCAATTTATTGATTCTGGAAATAAAGATAATGCTACTGAATCTTTCAAAAAGGCTAATAAAACTATTGATATAGTTGCTGATAAGGGTATTATTCATAAAAATAAAGCTGCTAGACACAAAAGCAGGTTGTCACATGCAATTAAAAATATGAAATAA
- a CDS encoding Trm112 family protein, whose protein sequence is MKTNILEVLVCPICKNKFDIDLQNNKLICKLDSIDFYIEDNIPILLKPEDCFMKN, encoded by the coding sequence ATGAAGACTAATATTTTAGAAGTTTTAGTTTGTCCTATATGTAAGAATAAGTTTGATATAGATTTACAAAATAACAAATTAATATGCAAATTAGACTCTATTGATTTTTATATAGAAGATAATATCCCTATATTACTTAAACCAGAAGATTGTTTCATGAAAAATTAA
- a CDS encoding AMP nucleosidase, translating into METHNSTFYSPPAISFQGCQNAEHAIKLLIEIYDKNTKFLQNTFNDILNKKNFTTSRVRAYYPAIRIFVRTHDILDSRFSYGSVAGPGIYQTTITQPKLFKEYLLDQINLLIQNHKVPVFIGESDLPMPLHFALPYGSHVEGYKIDSIKRPLRDVFDVPDLSVTDDNIVNGTWKKSTHNDFKPLAPFTAIRTDYSLHRLQHYTATSPDFFQNYILFTNYQFYVDEFCTIAKKLILSGNSEYEALIEPNNIITTKDNKNIDNIKNNAKKIPQMPAYHLIRKNHSGITLINIGVGPSNAKTITDHIAVLRPHAWLMLGHCAGLRDSQKLGDYVLAHAYVRDDHVLDSDLPTWVPIPALAEIQVALEKAVEEVSGLSGWELKKIMRTGTVATIDNRNWELRDNHELVERFSQSRAIALDMESATIAANGFRLRVPYGTLLCVSDKPLHGELKLPGMASKFYVQQVNKHLEIGIKTLELLRNMPPEKLHSRKLRTFMETAFK; encoded by the coding sequence ATGGAAACTCACAATTCAACATTTTATAGTCCACCTGCTATATCATTTCAAGGCTGTCAAAATGCTGAACATGCAATAAAATTATTAATAGAAATATATGATAAAAATACTAAATTTTTACAAAATACTTTTAATGACATTTTAAATAAAAAAAATTTTACTACATCAAGAGTAAGAGCTTATTATCCAGCTATAAGAATATTTGTGCGTACTCATGATATTCTAGACTCAAGATTTTCTTATGGTAGTGTAGCAGGACCAGGAATTTATCAAACTACTATTACTCAACCGAAGCTTTTTAAAGAATATCTTTTGGATCAAATAAATTTGTTAATACAAAATCATAAAGTACCTGTATTTATAGGTGAATCAGACTTGCCTATGCCTTTACATTTTGCATTACCTTATGGGTCTCATGTGGAAGGTTATAAAATTGATTCTATAAAAAGACCTTTAAGAGATGTTTTTGATGTTCCTGATTTATCAGTTACGGATGATAATATAGTTAATGGGACTTGGAAAAAAAGTACGCATAATGACTTTAAGCCATTAGCACCTTTCACAGCAATTCGTACTGATTATTCATTACATCGTTTACAACATTATACTGCTACATCACCTGATTTTTTTCAAAATTATATACTTTTTACTAATTATCAATTTTATGTAGATGAGTTTTGTACTATAGCTAAAAAATTGATACTATCTGGTAATAGTGAATATGAAGCATTAATTGAACCTAATAATATTATTACTACTAAAGATAATAAAAATATTGATAATATTAAAAATAATGCTAAAAAAATACCACAAATGCCAGCCTATCACTTAATTAGGAAAAATCATTCAGGAATTACATTGATAAACATTGGTGTTGGACCTTCTAATGCAAAAACAATTACTGATCATATTGCAGTTTTGCGTCCTCATGCTTGGTTAATGTTAGGTCATTGTGCAGGATTAAGAGATTCTCAAAAATTAGGAGATTATGTGCTCGCTCATGCTTATGTAAGAGATGATCATGTATTAGATTCTGATTTACCTACTTGGGTACCAATACCAGCATTAGCAGAAATACAAGTTGCATTAGAAAAAGCTGTTGAAGAAGTATCAGGTTTATCAGGATGGGAGTTAAAAAAAATTATGAGAACTGGTACAGTAGCTACTATTGATAATAGGAATTGGGAGTTAAGAGATAATCATGAATTAGTAGAAAGATTTTCTCAATCTAGAGCTATTGCATTAGATATGGAATCAGCAACTATAGCAGCAAATGGCTTTAGATTAAGAGTTCCATATGGTACTTTACTATGTGTATCAGATAAACCTCTCCATGGAGAATTAAAATTACCTGGTATGGCAAGTAAATTTTATGTTCAACAAGTTAATAAGCATCTTGAAATAGGAATAAAAACTTTGGAATTACTCAGAAATATGCCTCCAGAAAAATTACATTCTAGAAAATTACGTACTTTTATGGAAACTGCTTTTAAATAA
- the adk gene encoding adenylate kinase yields MRLILLGPPGAGKGTQSVFLTKYFHIPQISTGDMLRSIMQSDSSIANDIKNIINAGKLVSDELIIKLVIDRISQNDCQNGYLLDGFPRNVFQAQALEKINIKINFVINIELSEKIIVDRISGRLIHPASGRTYHINLKPPINQGIDDITGEPLIQRDDDKVETVKNRLSIYYQKTKPLIDYYLSLSKLNNNAPKYLQISGLGTVEEVRDRILSHIL; encoded by the coding sequence ATGCGTCTTATATTGCTCGGACCCCCAGGAGCAGGCAAGGGCACCCAATCTGTATTTTTAACAAAATATTTTCATATTCCACAAATTTCTACAGGTGATATGTTAAGATCTATTATGCAATCTGATTCATCCATAGCTAATGATATTAAAAACATAATAAATGCTGGTAAATTAGTTAGTGACGAGTTGATTATTAAATTAGTAATAGATCGAATTTCACAGAATGATTGTCAAAATGGATATTTGCTTGATGGTTTTCCTAGAAATGTTTTTCAAGCTCAGGCATTAGAAAAAATAAATATTAAAATAAATTTTGTAATTAATATTGAATTGTCTGAAAAAATAATAGTGGATAGAATTAGTGGTAGATTAATACATCCAGCTAGTGGTAGAACTTATCATATAAATTTAAAACCACCAATTAATCAAGGTATAGATGATATAACTGGAGAACCTTTAATACAAAGAGATGATGATAAAGTCGAAACAGTCAAAAATAGATTATCTATATATTATCAAAAAACTAAACCGCTAATTGATTACTATTTATCTTTATCTAAATTAAATAATAATGCACCAAAATATTTGCAAATTTCTGGATTAGGTACTGTAGAGGAAGTAAGAGATAGAATATTAAGCCATATATTGTAA
- a CDS encoding phosphatidylglycerophosphatase A family protein, which yields MIINFKWIFKKPNRALAFGLGSGLFIAPGTTATLFSWLIWYLLSDFLSSSFIITIIIVGFFYGCYICDQLNNELKLSDHPSIVIDEIISFWLVLLLVKDIFYIKLISFLLFRIIDIIKPFPINIVDKFIKNGFGIMLDDLFAAIFTIFIINIIF from the coding sequence ATGATTATAAATTTTAAATGGATATTTAAAAAACCAAATAGAGCTTTAGCATTTGGTTTAGGAAGTGGGTTATTTATAGCTCCAGGAACTACTGCAACATTATTTTCTTGGTTAATTTGGTATTTGTTATCAGATTTTTTATCTTCAAGTTTTATAATCACAATAATTATTGTAGGTTTTTTTTATGGTTGCTATATATGCGATCAATTAAATAATGAATTAAAATTAAGTGATCATCCAAGTATTGTGATAGATGAAATTATATCTTTTTGGTTAGTGTTATTATTAGTAAAAGATATTTTTTATATAAAGTTAATATCTTTTTTATTATTTAGAATAATTGATATTATTAAACCTTTTCCAATCAACATAGTTGATAAATTTATTAAAAATGGATTTGGAATAATGTTAGATGATTTATTTGCAGCAATATTTACAATATTTATAATAAATATTATTTTTTAA
- the gmk gene encoding guanylate kinase: MNIENNSIFILVAPSGAGKSSLAKALIKKYNSIFLSISVTTRNKRLNEIDGVDYQYVSLETFENMKKNKMLLEWENVHGNMYGTPLQPIISALNNCQDVLLEIDYKGAKKIKKIFPNLITIFILPPSLYELKRRLQNRAQDDNDTIKKRLQNASKEIKYTRECEYVIINDIFNDALTDIEQIIRTEKLKFRVQSKKYFNLFKELGIFDI, from the coding sequence ATGAATATAGAAAATAATAGTATATTTATACTTGTTGCCCCTAGTGGAGCTGGCAAATCTAGTTTAGCTAAAGCTTTAATTAAAAAATATAATTCTATTTTTTTATCTATTTCTGTTACAACTAGAAATAAAAGACTAAATGAAATAGATGGCGTAGATTATCAGTATGTTTCACTAGAAACTTTTGAAAATATGAAAAAAAATAAAATGCTATTAGAATGGGAAAATGTCCATGGTAATATGTATGGAACTCCATTGCAACCTATTATATCAGCATTAAATAATTGTCAAGATGTTTTGTTAGAAATAGATTACAAAGGTGCGAAAAAAATTAAAAAAATTTTTCCTAATTTAATAACTATTTTTATTTTACCTCCATCATTATATGAATTGAAAAGACGTTTACAAAATAGAGCCCAAGATGATAATGATACAATTAAAAAAAGATTACAAAATGCTTCAAAAGAAATAAAATATACTCGAGAATGTGAATATGTTATTATAAATGACATATTTAATGATGCATTAACAGATATTGAACAAATTATTAGAACGGAAAAATTAAAATTCAGAGTGCAATCAAAAAAATATTTTAATTTATTTAAAGAACTCGGTATATTTGATATTTAA
- the murJ gene encoding murein biosynthesis integral membrane protein MurJ produces the protein MNIIKSTLIISIITFFSRISGLFRDILITYTFGSNYLTDSFWIAFRIPNMLRRLLADGSFAQVLTPVISNAKSNFNEYNFQLLINKIFTILILFLIFLTVLGILFAQIIVSFIASGTLYKEDFLLITNMTRIMFPYIMFMSIVALYSCILNVWKKFFLTAFTPILLNIAIIFCCMLYKKSIYILSIGVLIGGFLQLLVQWLYLYYYNLSPKFDINIFEAWKDKNVQNILSKMLPAFVGVSIIQISLIINTNIATWLSTGSITYITLADRIMEFPNAMLGITLTTILLPLLSKKYYEKDYEGYNKILNWALSLVICIGIPIAIFMAILSEGLVSVLFYYGKFNFYDVNQTQSIVCAYSIGIISLISIKILGSAFYAMQDIKTPLKISIISLIITQFFNIIFVPIFDYVGLAISISLGAILNSLLLIKKLIKFNIFKPNNQLKKIIFSICPSAIILIICTKFINTNIYWISLNDNYVLRFVILISILLICLFIYILSLFIFGIKLKDFSYINNY, from the coding sequence ATGAATATAATAAAATCAACTTTAATTATTAGCATTATTACGTTTTTTTCTAGAATTAGTGGATTATTTAGAGATATATTAATTACTTATACATTTGGTTCAAATTATTTAACAGATTCATTTTGGATTGCTTTTCGTATACCTAATATGTTAAGACGTTTATTAGCAGATGGATCTTTTGCACAAGTATTAACGCCTGTAATTAGTAATGCTAAATCTAATTTTAATGAATATAATTTTCAATTATTAATTAATAAAATATTTACAATATTAATATTATTTTTAATATTTTTAACGGTATTAGGAATTTTATTTGCGCAAATTATTGTTAGTTTTATAGCTAGTGGTACATTATATAAAGAAGATTTTTTATTGATTACTAATATGACTAGAATTATGTTTCCTTATATAATGTTTATGTCTATAGTAGCTTTATATTCTTGTATATTAAATGTTTGGAAAAAATTTTTTTTGACTGCATTTACACCTATTTTACTAAATATTGCTATTATTTTTTGTTGCATGTTATATAAAAAATCCATATATATATTATCAATAGGAGTATTAATTGGTGGATTTTTACAATTATTAGTACAGTGGTTATATCTATATTATTATAATTTATCTCCAAAGTTTGATATTAATATATTTGAAGCATGGAAAGATAAAAATGTACAAAATATACTTAGCAAAATGCTTCCTGCTTTTGTTGGAGTATCAATAATTCAAATATCTTTAATAATTAATACTAATATAGCTACTTGGTTAAGTACAGGAAGTATTACATATATTACATTAGCTGATAGAATCATGGAATTTCCAAATGCTATGCTTGGAATTACTTTAACTACTATTCTATTACCGCTTTTATCTAAAAAATATTATGAAAAAGATTATGAAGGATATAATAAAATTCTTAATTGGGCATTAAGTTTAGTTATATGTATTGGAATACCTATAGCTATATTTATGGCAATATTATCAGAAGGATTAGTATCTGTATTATTTTATTATGGAAAATTTAATTTTTATGATGTAAATCAAACACAGAGCATTGTATGTGCCTATTCTATAGGAATTATTAGTTTAATATCTATTAAAATATTAGGATCAGCTTTTTATGCAATGCAAGATATTAAAACTCCTTTAAAAATTTCTATAATCTCTTTAATAATTACACAATTTTTTAATATAATATTTGTCCCCATATTTGATTATGTTGGTTTAGCAATTTCAATAAGCTTAGGTGCAATATTAAACTCTTTATTATTAATTAAAAAATTAATAAAATTTAATATTTTTAAACCTAATAATCAATTAAAAAAAATAATATTTTCTATATGCCCTTCTGCAATAATATTGATTATTTGTACTAAATTTATTAATACTAATATATATTGGATATCTTTAAATGATAATTATGTCTTAAGATTTGTTATACTTATATCAATTTTATTAATTTGTTTATTTATTTATATTTTATCATTATTTATTTTTGGTATAAAATTAAAAGATTTTTCATATATTAATAATTATTAA
- the nusB gene encoding transcription antitermination factor NusB: MNMKKKYNDNLSRKSARSRARELALQNLYTWLINVNDNTNINDDNFNELNSYNIDVVWYKTLLEGIKKDANFLRNSFLEYIDRSLQEMSPIEHAILLIGSFELIMKKDIPYKVVINESIELSKIYGGSDGFKFINGVLDKLANKFRNDEMIKI, encoded by the coding sequence ATGAATATGAAAAAAAAATATAATGATAATCTTAGTCGTAAATCAGCTAGAAGTCGTGCAAGAGAATTAGCTTTACAAAATCTATATACATGGTTAATAAATGTCAATGATAATACCAATATAAATGATGATAATTTCAATGAATTAAATTCATATAATATCGATGTTGTATGGTACAAAACTTTATTAGAAGGTATCAAAAAAGATGCAAATTTTTTACGTAATAGTTTTTTAGAGTATATAGATAGATCTTTACAAGAAATGTCTCCTATAGAACATGCTATATTATTAATCGGAAGTTTTGAATTAATTATGAAAAAAGATATTCCATACAAAGTTGTAATTAATGAATCTATAGAATTATCTAAAATATATGGTGGTTCTGATGGTTTCAAATTTATTAATGGTGTTTTAGATAAACTAGCAAATAAATTTCGTAATGACGAAATGATAAAAATTTAG
- the xth gene encoding exodeoxyribonuclease III, with translation MIIATWNVNSLNVRLNQVCDFLLKQNIDILCLQEIKLQNNNFPIKDINNIGYRAYWNGQKKYNGVAILSRYPCFNIIDKLNNSIDEEKRFLALDVFINLKKLRIINIYCPNGQNIKSQKFEYKVAWFKTLINHLHYELKFNKNLILAGDYNIAPNQTDIYDFKLLKNKILCSDKEIKIFKNILDIGLNDTYELFAPLDKNFTWWDYRFNSFKRNLGARIDHILISDNIKKFCNSYIIDNNIRNNHRPSDHAPVIIKLAI, from the coding sequence ATGATTATTGCTACATGGAATGTTAATTCATTAAATGTTAGATTAAATCAGGTATGTGATTTTTTATTAAAACAAAATATAGATATTCTTTGTTTACAGGAAATAAAATTACAAAATAATAATTTCCCAATAAAAGATATAAATAATATAGGATATCGTGCATATTGGAATGGACAAAAAAAATATAATGGAGTAGCAATTCTAAGTCGATATCCTTGTTTTAATATAATTGATAAATTAAATAATTCTATTGATGAAGAAAAACGCTTTTTAGCATTAGATGTATTCATTAATTTAAAAAAATTGAGAATCATTAATATATATTGTCCTAATGGGCAAAATATTAAATCTCAGAAATTTGAATATAAAGTTGCATGGTTTAAAACATTAATTAATCATTTGCACTATGAATTAAAATTTAATAAAAATTTAATTTTAGCTGGAGATTATAATATTGCTCCTAATCAAACAGATATCTATGATTTTAAGTTATTAAAAAATAAAATTTTATGTTCCGATAAAGAAATAAAAATATTTAAAAATATTCTCGACATTGGATTAAATGATACATATGAATTATTTGCTCCATTAGATAAAAATTTTACGTGGTGGGATTATAGATTTAATTCATTTAAACGTAACTTAGGAGCTAGAATTGATCATATATTAATTTCAGATAATATTAAAAAATTTTGTAACAGTTATATTATTGACAATAATATAAGAAATAATCATAGACCATCAGATCATGCACCAGTAATAATTAAATTAGCTATATAA
- the rpoZ gene encoding DNA-directed RNA polymerase subunit omega: MDSVTIESCLKNINNRFILTLVAAHRARELVQGHAPKMETKNKYAITALKEISNKLTGLEMLDKLFSK, from the coding sequence ATGGATTCTGTTACAATAGAAAGTTGTTTAAAAAATATAAATAATCGTTTTATACTAACATTAGTAGCCGCTCATAGAGCTAGAGAATTAGTACAAGGTCATGCTCCTAAAATGGAAACAAAAAATAAATATGCTATTACTGCACTTAAAGAAATTAGTAATAAATTAACTGGATTAGAAATGCTTGATAAGTTATTTTCTAAATAA
- the thiL gene encoding thiamine-phosphate kinase, protein MSEFHIIKKYFSKYFRNKFNKEILGVGDDCAIFSAQENQKIAISTDMLIEKRHFFSNTNPYNIGYKSLAVNLSDLAAVGAHPIGCLLSIGIPTFNKEWLFKFSKGFYDISEKYDCPLIGGDTTKSNKSIIINVTIFGNIPNTKSMKRDNAKIGDEIWVSGVFGEPDIAYRILSGQIHNIDNILENIKISLEMPIPRITLGKELIDHANAAIDISDGLIQDLNHILEASKVGANINYKAIPISNKVIKLPENIKKYAVLNGGDLYELCFTAPLHKHDTIVDIAKQLNIKLSVIGNITSNTTLKINGIEKNYDINGFDHFK, encoded by the coding sequence ATGTCTGAATTTCATATAATTAAAAAATATTTTAGTAAATATTTTAGGAATAAATTTAATAAAGAAATATTAGGTGTTGGAGATGATTGTGCTATATTTTCTGCACAAGAAAATCAAAAAATAGCTATCAGTACTGATATGTTAATAGAAAAGCGTCATTTTTTTTCAAATACCAATCCATATAATATAGGATATAAATCTTTAGCTGTTAATTTATCTGATTTAGCAGCTGTTGGTGCGCATCCTATAGGTTGTTTATTAAGTATTGGTATACCAACATTTAATAAAGAATGGTTATTTAAATTTTCAAAAGGTTTTTATGATATTTCTGAAAAATATGATTGCCCTTTGATTGGTGGCGATACTACAAAAAGTAATAAAAGCATAATAATCAATGTAACTATTTTTGGAAATATACCTAATACCAAATCAATGAAAAGAGATAATGCAAAAATAGGAGATGAAATATGGGTTTCTGGAGTTTTTGGAGAACCTGATATTGCATATCGTATTTTGTCTGGTCAAATTCATAATATTGATAATATTTTAGAAAATATCAAAATATCTTTAGAAATGCCTATACCTAGAATAACGTTAGGTAAAGAACTAATAGATCATGCAAATGCTGCTATAGATATATCTGATGGTTTGATACAAGATTTAAATCATATTTTAGAAGCTAGTAAGGTTGGTGCTAATATTAATTATAAAGCTATCCCAATTTCTAATAAAGTTATCAAATTACCAGAAAATATAAAAAAATATGCTGTATTAAATGGTGGAGATTTATATGAGCTATGCTTTACAGCTCCATTACATAAACATGATACAATAGTTGATATTGCAAAACAGTTAAATATTAAATTAAGTGTCATTGGCAATATTACTTCTAATACTACTTTAAAAATTAATGGTATTGAAAAAAATTATGATATTAATGGATTTGATCATTTTAAGTAA
- the ribB gene encoding 3,4-dihydroxy-2-butanone-4-phosphate synthase, whose protein sequence is MSYINNNITPIHEIIEEIRKGKMIILMDDEKRENEGDLLISSEFVSPDIINFMITYGRGLVCLTLNEEFCKKLNLTPMVEINSARYGTNFTQSIEAAHGVTTGISAYDRSVTIKTAINKTARPTDLVKPGHIFPIKALNGGVLERSGHTEAGCDLTSIAGLTPSAVICEILHPNGTMAKFPYISEFSTQHNIKIATIKDLIKYRLKTESIFKKINKNFINTKIGTFVFYYDSINIAINTIFLQNINFNNRDNIYLNIYSDCINKTLEYEKNNFFKAIKNIDNFNKITIFMNSSVNFIKYIFNEYRIYNYEYIFDFLDFNKINLYKNIYDIKFNSLFLNSITSLILNDLNISNVKLDKSINEFYSLENY, encoded by the coding sequence ATGTCATATATTAATAATAACATAACACCAATTCATGAAATAATAGAAGAGATCCGTAAAGGAAAAATGATTATTTTAATGGATGATGAAAAACGTGAAAATGAAGGTGATTTATTAATATCTTCTGAATTTGTTTCTCCTGATATTATTAACTTCATGATAACGTATGGTAGGGGATTAGTCTGCTTAACATTAAATGAAGAATTTTGTAAGAAATTAAATTTAACACCTATGGTTGAGATTAATTCAGCTAGATATGGTACTAATTTTACTCAATCTATAGAAGCTGCTCATGGGGTTACTACAGGTATTTCTGCTTATGATAGATCTGTTACTATAAAAACAGCAATCAATAAAACAGCTAGACCTACAGATTTAGTAAAACCAGGACATATATTTCCTATTAAAGCACTTAATGGAGGAGTATTAGAAAGATCAGGTCATACAGAAGCAGGTTGTGATCTCACATCTATAGCTGGATTAACTCCATCTGCAGTCATATGTGAAATATTACATCCCAATGGTACTATGGCTAAATTTCCTTACATATCTGAATTTTCGACTCAGCATAATATAAAAATAGCTACAATCAAAGATTTAATAAAATATCGTTTAAAAACCGAATCAATTTTTAAAAAGATAAATAAAAATTTTATAAATACTAAAATAGGTACGTTTGTATTTTATTATGATAGTATTAATATAGCTATTAATACTATTTTTTTACAAAATATTAATTTTAATAATAGAGATAATATATATTTAAATATATATAGCGATTGTATAAATAAAACTTTAGAATATGAAAAAAATAATTTTTTTAAGGCTATTAAAAATATAGATAACTTTAATAAAATTACTATTTTTATGAATTCTAGTGTAAATTTTATTAAATATATTTTTAATGAATATAGAATATATAATTATGAATATATTTTTGATTTTTTAGATTTTAATAAAATTAATCTCTATAAAAATATTTATGATATTAAGTTTAATAGTTTGTTTTTAAATAGTATTACTTCTTTAATATTAAATGATTTAAATATCAGTAATGTTAAATTAGATAAATCTATTAATGAGTTTTACAGTTTAGAAAATTATTAA
- the pyrF gene encoding orotidine-5'-phosphate decarboxylase, whose protein sequence is MDFYNKLTISWKKNNSLLVVGLDPEPSKFPKELIEKKESIFEFCKCIVDATNNYVCGFKIQIAYFSAYKAENQLEKLCNYIKLNYPELITILDAKRGDIGHTSEKYAQEIFERYEVDSVTVNPYMGLDAILPFLNRKNKGVIILCKTSNKSSKDFQELILNNGNSLYLHIADTIAKKWNYNKQCALVVGATFPNDIKKVRDIVGEDMPLLIPGIGAQGGNLESTINAGINKLGSGILINSSRNILYPYIDNININWMQYSADQAKVLNNKINSIINDSFIKK, encoded by the coding sequence ATGGATTTTTATAATAAATTAACAATATCCTGGAAAAAAAATAATTCACTATTAGTAGTGGGGCTAGATCCAGAACCTAGTAAATTTCCTAAAGAATTAATTGAAAAAAAAGAATCTATTTTTGAATTTTGTAAATGCATAGTTGATGCTACAAACAATTATGTTTGTGGATTTAAAATACAAATAGCTTATTTTTCTGCATATAAAGCTGAAAATCAATTAGAAAAATTATGTAATTATATAAAATTAAATTATCCTGAATTAATAACAATATTAGATGCTAAGAGAGGCGATATAGGGCATACATCAGAAAAATATGCTCAAGAAATATTTGAACGATATGAAGTTGATTCTGTTACTGTAAATCCATATATGGGATTAGATGCTATTTTACCTTTCTTAAATAGAAAAAATAAAGGAGTGATAATTTTATGTAAAACCTCAAATAAAAGTAGCAAAGATTTTCAAGAATTAATATTAAATAATGGGAATAGTCTATATTTACATATTGCAGATACAATTGCAAAAAAATGGAATTATAATAAACAATGTGCTTTAGTAGTAGGGGCTACATTTCCAAATGATATAAAAAAGGTTCGTGATATAGTTGGAGAAGATATGCCATTATTAATACCTGGTATTGGAGCTCAAGGAGGTAATTTAGAATCTACTATTAATGCTGGAATCAATAAATTAGGATCAGGAATTTTAATCAATTCATCTAGAAATATATTATATCCTTATATTGATAATATAAATATCAATTGGATGCAATATTCTGCAGATCAAGCTAAAGTACTAAATAATAAAATCAATAGTATTATTAATGATTCTTTTATTAAAAAATAA